One region of Streptomyces sp. CG4 genomic DNA includes:
- a CDS encoding YceI family protein, with protein MNLFGRNSFHRRAQPSAAAVATAAPVASARATAVLPDPELADLTGDWLIDPAHSRIGFSVRHAMVTTVRGAFTQYESRLHFDGRDPARSRADLVLYTASVDTGVEQRDAHLVGRQFLDAAAHPRMTFTSTAVRLTGKDVYRMTGDLTIKDTTRPVELELTYIGHVTDAFGDERAGFDGTTTINRLDWGLTYDARLAQGGTMVSETVRLQFDIAAIRATPTV; from the coding sequence ATGAACCTATTCGGCCGCAACTCCTTCCACCGGCGCGCGCAGCCGTCCGCCGCTGCCGTGGCGACCGCCGCTCCGGTGGCCAGTGCCCGTGCCACCGCCGTCCTGCCCGACCCCGAACTGGCGGACCTCACCGGCGATTGGCTGATCGATCCCGCGCACAGCAGGATCGGGTTCTCGGTGCGGCACGCGATGGTGACGACGGTGCGCGGCGCCTTCACGCAGTACGAGAGCCGCCTGCACTTCGACGGCCGTGATCCGGCCCGCTCCCGGGCCGATCTCGTGTTGTACACCGCCAGCGTCGACACCGGCGTCGAGCAGCGCGACGCCCATCTGGTCGGCCGGCAGTTCCTGGACGCCGCGGCCCATCCGCGGATGACGTTCACGAGCACGGCCGTGCGGCTCACGGGCAAGGACGTCTACCGGATGACCGGCGATCTCACCATCAAGGACACCACCCGCCCCGTGGAGCTGGAGCTCACCTACATCGGTCATGTGACCGACGCCTTCGGTGACGAGCGGGCCGGCTTCGACGGCACGACCACCATCAACCGCCTGGACTGGGGTCTGACCTACGACGCCCGGCTGGCCCAGGGCGGGACGATGGTCAGCGAGACGGTCCGCCTCCAGTTCGACATCGCCGCGATCCGCGCCACCCCCACGGTCTGA
- a CDS encoding helix-turn-helix domain-containing protein, whose protein sequence is MAEHRSMQRAALLDAARSLLSEGGTEALTFPALAERTGLARSSVYEYFRSRAAVVEELCEVDFPVWAAEVAAAMERAASAEGKVEAYVRQQLALVGDRRHRAVVAISASELDAGAREKIRAAHGGLVAMIVEALGEMGHAQPRLAAMLLQGVVDAAVRRIELGAEEPAAVTEAAVGMALRGVRG, encoded by the coding sequence GTGGCCGAGCACCGGTCGATGCAGCGAGCCGCCCTGCTGGACGCGGCCCGGTCTTTGCTGTCCGAGGGCGGGACGGAGGCGCTGACCTTCCCGGCTCTCGCCGAGCGCACGGGGCTGGCGCGGTCGTCCGTGTACGAGTACTTCCGCTCCCGGGCCGCCGTGGTCGAGGAGTTGTGCGAGGTCGACTTCCCCGTGTGGGCGGCGGAGGTCGCGGCGGCGATGGAGCGGGCGGCGTCGGCCGAGGGCAAGGTCGAGGCGTATGTGCGACAGCAGCTGGCCCTGGTGGGGGACCGGCGGCACCGGGCGGTCGTCGCCATCTCCGCGAGTGAGCTGGATGCCGGGGCACGGGAGAAGATCCGGGCGGCGCACGGCGGGCTGGTCGCGATGATCGTCGAGGCGCTCGGGGAGATGGGGCATGCGCAGCCTCGGCTGGCGGCGATGCTGCTGCAGGGGGTCGTGGACGCGGCGGTGCGGAGGATCGAGCTGGGGGCGGAGGAGCCCGCGGCTGTGACCGAGGCTGCTGTGGGGATGGCGCTGCGCGGTGTGCGGGGCTGA
- the tsf gene encoding translation elongation factor Ts: MANYTAADVKKLRELTGAGMMDCKKALDEADGNVDKAVEALRIKGQKGVAKREGRSAENGAVVSIIADDNSSGVLVELKCETDFVAKGEKFQAVAKAIAEHVAKTSPADLEALLASEIEAGKTVQAFVDEANANLGEKIVLDRFAQFADGYVLAYMHRTMPDLPPQIGVLVELDKPNAEVAKGVAQHIAAFAPKYLSKEDVPAEVVEAERRIAEETTRAEGKPEAALPKIVEGRINGFFKDATLLGQPYALDNKKSVQKVLDEAGVTLKRFSRIKVGI; the protein is encoded by the coding sequence ATGGCGAACTACACCGCCGCCGACGTCAAGAAGCTCCGTGAGCTCACCGGCGCCGGCATGATGGACTGCAAGAAGGCGCTGGACGAGGCCGACGGCAACGTCGACAAGGCCGTCGAGGCGCTGCGCATCAAGGGCCAGAAGGGCGTCGCCAAGCGCGAGGGCCGCTCCGCCGAGAACGGCGCCGTGGTCTCCATCATCGCCGACGACAACTCCTCCGGCGTACTGGTCGAGCTGAAGTGCGAGACGGACTTCGTCGCCAAGGGCGAGAAGTTCCAGGCCGTGGCCAAGGCCATCGCCGAGCACGTCGCCAAGACCTCCCCGGCCGACCTCGAGGCCCTGCTCGCCTCCGAGATCGAGGCCGGCAAGACCGTCCAGGCGTTCGTGGACGAGGCCAACGCCAACCTCGGCGAGAAGATCGTCCTGGACCGCTTCGCGCAGTTCGCCGACGGCTACGTGCTCGCCTACATGCACCGCACCATGCCCGACCTGCCCCCGCAGATCGGTGTCCTGGTCGAGCTGGACAAGCCGAACGCCGAGGTCGCCAAGGGCGTCGCCCAGCACATCGCCGCCTTCGCGCCGAAGTACCTCTCCAAGGAGGACGTGCCGGCCGAGGTCGTCGAGGCCGAGCGTCGTATCGCCGAGGAGACGACCCGCGCCGAGGGCAAGCCCGAGGCCGCCCTGCCGAAGATCGTCGAGGGTCGGATCAACGGCTTCTTCAAGGACGCCACGCTGCTCGGCCAGCCCTACGCGCTGGACAACAAGAAGTCGGTCCAGAAGGTGCTGGACGAGGCCGGTGTCACCCTGAAGCGCTTCTCGCGCATCAAGGTCGGCATCTGA
- the frr gene encoding ribosome recycling factor: MIEETLLEAEEKMEKAVVVAKEDFAAIRTGRAHPAMFNKIVADYYGALTPINQLASFSVPEPRMAVVTPFDKSALRNIEQAIRDSDLGVNPSNDGNIIRVTFPELTEERRREYIKVAKGKAEDSRVSIRSVRRKAKDAFDKAIKDGDIGEDEGRRAEKELDELTAKFVAQVDELLKHKEAELLEV, translated from the coding sequence GTGATCGAAGAGACCCTCCTCGAGGCCGAGGAGAAGATGGAGAAGGCCGTCGTGGTCGCCAAGGAGGACTTCGCCGCGATCCGCACCGGCCGTGCGCACCCGGCGATGTTCAACAAGATCGTGGCCGACTACTACGGTGCGCTGACGCCGATCAACCAGCTGGCCTCGTTCTCCGTGCCGGAGCCGCGCATGGCGGTCGTGACGCCGTTCGACAAGAGCGCGCTGCGCAACATCGAGCAGGCGATCCGCGACTCCGACCTGGGTGTCAACCCCAGCAACGACGGCAACATCATCCGGGTGACGTTCCCCGAGCTCACCGAGGAGCGGCGCCGCGAGTACATCAAGGTCGCCAAGGGCAAGGCCGAGGACTCCCGGGTGTCCATCCGCTCCGTGCGCCGCAAGGCCAAGGACGCCTTCGACAAGGCGATCAAGGACGGCGACATCGGCGAGGACGAGGGCCGTCGTGCGGAGAAGGAGCTGGACGAGCTGACGGCGAAGTTCGTCGCTCAGGTGGATGAGCTCCTGAAGCACAAGGAAGCGGAGCTGCTCGAAGTCTGA
- the dprA gene encoding DNA-processing protein DprA, translating to MTTGEEPGDEVLGRVFLGRVVEPGDEVGGRWVREFGVREVARRLREGVEALPGVSPVRWGGLVARARRAEPERDLAVARAAGARFVGPHDAEWPRQLDDLGDARPIGLWVRGRPSLRMWALRSVAVVGARACTEYGTHAAATLAAGLAERGWVVVSGGAYGIDGAAHRGALAARGATVAVLACGVDRPYPRGHTALIERIAEQGLVVGELPPGDHPTPSRFILRNRVIAALTRGTVVVEAACRSGSLATARAAQRLGRFTMGVPGPVTSALSAGVHELLRGEAALVTDAAEIVELVGDMGELAPPRHGPVLPRDLLEPAARAVLAALPGNRAASVEEIALGAPTTRDEAIARLYELRALGYVERHDDGWKLTRQAVMSVRTGRGSS from the coding sequence ATGACCACGGGCGAGGAGCCCGGAGACGAGGTGCTCGGGCGGGTCTTTCTCGGCCGGGTCGTCGAGCCGGGGGACGAGGTCGGGGGGCGGTGGGTGCGGGAGTTCGGGGTGCGGGAGGTGGCGCGGCGGTTGCGGGAGGGGGTCGAGGCGTTGCCGGGGGTGAGTCCGGTGCGGTGGGGTGGGCTGGTCGCACGGGCTCGGCGGGCCGAGCCGGAGCGGGATCTCGCCGTGGCGCGGGCCGCCGGCGCCCGGTTCGTGGGGCCCCATGACGCGGAGTGGCCCCGGCAGCTCGACGATCTCGGCGACGCCCGGCCGATCGGGCTGTGGGTGCGCGGCCGGCCCAGTCTGCGGATGTGGGCGCTACGGTCCGTGGCCGTGGTGGGCGCCCGAGCCTGCACCGAGTACGGCACCCATGCCGCCGCCACCCTCGCCGCAGGGCTGGCCGAGCGCGGCTGGGTGGTGGTCTCGGGCGGCGCCTACGGCATCGACGGCGCCGCCCACCGAGGCGCCCTCGCCGCCCGCGGAGCCACCGTCGCGGTCCTGGCCTGCGGTGTCGACCGGCCCTACCCCCGCGGTCACACCGCGCTGATCGAAAGGATCGCGGAGCAGGGACTGGTGGTCGGCGAGCTTCCCCCGGGAGACCATCCGACGCCCAGCCGGTTCATCCTCCGCAACCGCGTCATCGCCGCCCTGACCAGGGGCACCGTCGTCGTGGAGGCCGCCTGCCGCAGCGGCTCGCTGGCCACCGCGCGGGCCGCGCAGCGCCTGGGCCGGTTCACCATGGGCGTCCCCGGCCCCGTCACCAGCGCACTCTCGGCCGGCGTGCACGAACTGCTGCGCGGCGAGGCCGCCCTGGTCACCGATGCCGCGGAGATCGTGGAGCTGGTGGGTGACATGGGCGAGCTGGCGCCGCCCCGGCACGGCCCCGTGCTCCCGCGCGACCTGCTGGAACCCGCCGCCCGCGCCGTCCTCGCCGCCCTGCCCGGCAACCGCGCGGCCTCCGTCGAGGAGATCGCGCTCGGCGCGCCGACCACGCGGGACGAGGCCATCGCGAGGCTGTACGAACTCCGAGCACTTGGTTACGTCGAACGACACGACGACGGCTGGAAGTTGACACGCCAGGCGGTGATGTCGGTCCGTACCGGTCGCGGTTCGTCCTGA
- the rpsB gene encoding 30S ribosomal protein S2, translating to MAVVTMRELLESGVHFGHQTRRWNPKMKRFIFTERNGIYIIDLLQSLSYIDRAYEFVKETVAHGGTVMFVGTKKQAQEAIAEQATRVGMPYVNQRWLGGMLTNFSTVYKRLQRLKELEQIDFEDVAASGLTKKELLVLSREKAKLEKTLGGIREMQKVPSAVWIVDTKKEHIAVGEARKLNIPVVAILDTNCDPDEVDYKIPGNDDAIRSVTLLTRVIADAVAEGLIARSGVAAGEKGEKAAGEPLAEWERDLLEGEKKADEAPAAEAAEAPAAEAAPVEEKAAEGEEKAAEGEQA from the coding sequence ATGGCCGTCGTCACGATGCGGGAGCTGCTGGAGAGCGGCGTCCACTTCGGTCACCAGACCCGTCGCTGGAACCCGAAGATGAAGCGCTTCATCTTCACCGAGCGCAACGGCATCTACATCATCGACCTGCTCCAGTCGCTGTCGTACATCGACCGCGCCTACGAGTTCGTCAAGGAGACCGTCGCCCACGGCGGCACGGTCATGTTCGTCGGCACGAAGAAGCAGGCGCAGGAGGCCATCGCCGAGCAGGCCACCCGCGTCGGCATGCCCTACGTCAACCAGCGCTGGCTGGGCGGCATGCTCACCAACTTCTCGACCGTCTACAAGCGTCTGCAGCGCCTCAAGGAGCTCGAGCAGATCGACTTCGAGGACGTCGCCGCGTCCGGTCTGACCAAGAAGGAGCTTCTCGTGCTCTCGCGCGAGAAGGCCAAGCTGGAGAAGACCCTCGGCGGTATCCGCGAGATGCAGAAGGTGCCGAGCGCCGTCTGGATCGTGGACACCAAGAAGGAGCACATCGCGGTTGGCGAGGCCCGGAAGCTGAACATCCCGGTCGTCGCGATCCTCGACACCAACTGCGACCCCGACGAGGTCGACTACAAGATCCCGGGCAACGACGACGCGATCCGCTCCGTCACCCTGCTCACCCGTGTGATCGCCGACGCCGTCGCCGAGGGCCTCATCGCCCGTTCCGGCGTGGCCGCCGGTGAGAAGGGCGAGAAGGCCGCGGGCGAGCCGCTGGCCGAGTGGGAGCGCGACCTGCTCGAGGGTGAGAAGAAGGCGGACGAGGCTCCGGCCGCGGAAGCTGCGGAGGCTCCGGCCGCCGAGGCCGCTCCGGTCGAGGAGAAGGCCGCCGAGGGCGAAGAGAAGGCCGCCGAGGGCGAGCAGGCCTGA
- the pyrH gene encoding UMP kinase: protein MTTKAQKSDDGKVRGRFLLKLSGEAFSGGGGLGVDPDVVHKIAREIAAVVRDGAQIAVVIGGGNFFRGAELQQRGMDRARSDYMGMLGTVMNCLALQDFLEKEGIDSRVQTAITMGQVAEPYIPLRAVRHLEKGRVVIFGAGMGMPYFSTDTTAAQRALEIDAEALLMGKNGVDGVYDSDPKTNPDAVKFDALGYGEVITRDLKVADATAITLCRDNKLPILVFELLAEGNIARAVKGEKIGTLVGDQGSRD, encoded by the coding sequence ATGACCACCAAGGCCCAGAAGAGCGACGACGGCAAAGTACGCGGCCGGTTTCTGCTGAAGCTGTCCGGAGAGGCCTTCTCCGGCGGCGGGGGCCTGGGCGTGGACCCGGACGTGGTGCACAAGATCGCCCGTGAGATCGCGGCCGTGGTCCGGGACGGCGCGCAGATCGCGGTCGTCATCGGCGGCGGCAACTTCTTCCGCGGCGCCGAGCTGCAGCAGCGCGGCATGGACCGGGCCCGCTCCGACTACATGGGCATGCTCGGCACCGTGATGAACTGCCTCGCCCTCCAGGACTTCCTGGAGAAGGAGGGCATCGACAGCCGGGTGCAGACCGCCATCACCATGGGCCAGGTCGCCGAGCCGTACATCCCGCTGCGCGCCGTGCGCCACCTGGAGAAGGGCCGCGTGGTCATCTTCGGTGCCGGTATGGGCATGCCGTACTTCTCCACCGACACCACCGCCGCCCAGCGCGCCCTGGAGATCGACGCCGAGGCACTGCTCATGGGCAAGAACGGCGTGGACGGGGTCTACGACTCCGACCCCAAGACCAACCCGGACGCGGTCAAGTTCGACGCCCTCGGCTACGGCGAGGTCATCACCCGCGACCTGAAGGTCGCCGACGCCACCGCCATCACGCTGTGCCGCGACAACAAACTCCCGATCCTCGTCTTCGAGCTGCTCGCGGAGGGCAATATCGCCCGCGCCGTCAAGGGTGAGAAGATCGGCACGCTGGTGGGTGACCAGGGCAGCCGGGACTGA
- the rlmN gene encoding 23S rRNA (adenine(2503)-C(2))-methyltransferase RlmN has translation MPKPGELTFVAPRGAKKPPRHLADLSPAERKDAVAEIGEKPFRAKQLSQHYFARYAHDPEQWTDIPAGSRGKLQEALFPELMTVVRHLSTDEGTTRKTLWRLFDGTLVESVLMRYPDRVTMCISSQAGCGMNCPFCATGQAGLDRNLSTAEIVHQIVDGMRALRDGEVPGGPARLSNIVFMGMGEPLANYNRVVGAIRALTDPAPDGLGLSQRGITVSTVGLVPAIHRFADEGFKCRLAISLHAPDDELRDTLVPVNTRWKVREVLDAGFEYVERSGRRLSIEYALIRDINDQAWRGDRLGRLLKGKPVHVNLIPLNPTPGSKWTASRPEDEKAFVEAIAAHGVPVTIRDTRGQEIDGACGQLAATER, from the coding sequence ATGCCTAAGCCCGGAGAACTCACTTTCGTCGCCCCGCGCGGAGCCAAGAAGCCGCCGCGGCACCTCGCCGATCTTTCGCCCGCCGAGCGCAAGGACGCGGTGGCCGAGATCGGGGAGAAGCCGTTCCGCGCCAAGCAGCTCTCGCAGCACTACTTCGCGCGGTACGCGCACGACCCGGAGCAGTGGACCGACATCCCCGCCGGGTCGCGCGGGAAGTTGCAGGAAGCGCTGTTCCCGGAGCTGATGACCGTCGTACGGCATCTGTCGACCGACGAGGGGACCACCCGCAAGACTCTGTGGCGGCTGTTCGACGGCACGCTCGTCGAGTCGGTGCTGATGCGGTACCCGGACCGGGTCACCATGTGCATCAGCTCGCAGGCGGGCTGCGGCATGAACTGTCCGTTCTGTGCCACCGGGCAGGCGGGTCTGGACCGGAATCTGTCCACCGCCGAGATCGTCCACCAGATCGTGGACGGCATGCGGGCGCTGCGGGACGGCGAGGTGCCCGGCGGGCCCGCGCGGCTGTCCAACATCGTCTTCATGGGCATGGGTGAGCCGCTCGCCAACTACAACCGGGTCGTGGGTGCGATCCGGGCCCTCACCGACCCCGCACCCGACGGCCTCGGGCTCTCGCAGCGCGGGATCACCGTCTCGACCGTCGGGCTGGTGCCGGCCATCCACCGGTTCGCCGACGAGGGTTTCAAGTGCCGGCTCGCGATCTCCCTGCACGCCCCCGACGACGAGCTGCGCGACACCCTCGTCCCCGTGAACACGCGGTGGAAGGTGCGCGAGGTGCTGGACGCCGGGTTCGAGTACGTCGAGAGGAGCGGGCGCAGGCTGTCCATCGAGTACGCGCTCATCCGCGACATCAACGACCAGGCCTGGCGCGGTGACCGGCTCGGCCGGCTGCTCAAGGGCAAGCCCGTGCACGTCAACCTCATCCCGCTCAACCCGACGCCGGGTTCGAAGTGGACCGCTTCCCGGCCCGAGGACGAGAAGGCCTTCGTCGAGGCGATCGCCGCCCATGGTGTGCCCGTCACGATCAGGGACACCCGGGGGCAGGAGATCGACGGAGCCTGTGGTCAGCTCGCGGCCACCGAGCGGTAA
- the whiG gene encoding RNA polymerase sigma factor WhiG, which translates to MPQHTSGSDRAAIPPAARDGGSERPPAPSTLDELWRSYKATGDDRLREQLILHYSPLVKYVAGRVSVGLPPNVEQADFVSSGVFGLIDAIEKFDIDREIKFETYAITRIRGAMIDELRALDWIPRSVRQKARNVERAYATLEARLRRTPHEGEVAAELGMEVDELHAVFSQLSLANVVALEELLHVGSEGGDRLSLMDTLEDTAADNPVEVAEDRELRRFLARAINTLPEREKTVVTLYYYEGLTLAEIGNVLGVTESRVSQIHTKSVLQLRAKLASFGR; encoded by the coding sequence ATGCCCCAGCACACCTCCGGGTCCGACCGGGCGGCGATCCCCCCAGCCGCCCGCGACGGTGGCAGCGAGCGGCCGCCCGCTCCCTCGACGCTCGACGAGCTGTGGCGGTCGTACAAGGCGACGGGTGACGACCGGCTGCGGGAGCAGCTGATCCTGCACTACTCGCCGCTCGTGAAATACGTCGCGGGAAGGGTGAGCGTCGGGCTGCCGCCCAACGTGGAGCAGGCCGACTTCGTCTCCTCGGGTGTCTTCGGGCTGATCGACGCGATCGAGAAGTTCGACATCGACCGGGAGATCAAGTTCGAGACGTACGCGATCACCCGGATCCGGGGCGCGATGATCGACGAGCTGCGGGCGCTGGACTGGATCCCGCGGTCGGTACGGCAGAAGGCGCGGAACGTGGAGCGCGCCTACGCCACCCTGGAGGCCCGGCTGCGGCGCACTCCGCACGAGGGCGAGGTCGCGGCGGAGCTGGGTATGGAGGTCGATGAGCTCCATGCCGTGTTCAGCCAGCTGTCGCTGGCCAACGTGGTCGCGCTGGAGGAGCTGCTGCATGTCGGCAGCGAGGGCGGGGACCGGCTCAGCCTCATGGACACGCTGGAGGACACCGCCGCCGACAATCCGGTGGAGGTGGCCGAGGACCGGGAGCTGCGGAGGTTTCTCGCACGGGCCATCAACACGCTGCCCGAGCGGGAGAAGACCGTGGTCACGCTGTACTACTACGAGGGGCTCACCCTCGCCGAGATCGGCAATGTCCTCGGGGTCACCGAGAGCCGGGTCAGCCAGATCCACACCAAGTCGGTGCTGCAGCTGCGGGCCAAGCTGGCGAGCTTCGGGCGCTGA
- a CDS encoding M23 family metallopeptidase — protein sequence MRRLTRYALLPAALLLGLVLAAVLPPWAWAAPAPPPPAPAPQAPQAPVPAIARTWPVGTRPLVLRGWEPPPTPYNPGHRGVDLAAPAGSPVRAIAPGRVSFAGRVAGRGVVSVELKGTDLRTTYEPVTPSVKKGDEVGAGDVVGSVEATGSHCPTSCMHWGLLRGETYLDPLALLPPWLMHRGPSRLLPVLGVPIPE from the coding sequence ATGCGACGACTGACCCGATACGCCCTGCTGCCGGCGGCTCTGCTGCTCGGCCTGGTACTGGCGGCCGTGCTGCCTCCCTGGGCCTGGGCCGCCCCCGCTCCCCCACCCCCCGCACCGGCCCCACAGGCCCCACAGGCCCCGGTCCCGGCCATCGCCCGCACCTGGCCGGTAGGTACACGTCCCCTGGTGTTACGCGGCTGGGAGCCCCCGCCGACCCCGTACAACCCCGGCCATCGCGGTGTGGACCTGGCGGCCCCGGCCGGTTCTCCGGTACGGGCGATCGCACCGGGCCGGGTCTCCTTCGCGGGGCGGGTGGCGGGGAGGGGGGTGGTCTCGGTGGAGCTGAAAGGGACGGACCTTCGTACGACGTATGAGCCGGTGACCCCGTCGGTGAAGAAGGGCGACGAGGTGGGAGCGGGCGATGTGGTGGGGTCGGTCGAGGCGACGGGTTCCCATTGCCCAACCTCCTGCATGCACTGGGGCCTGCTGCGGGGCGAGACCTACTTGGACCCCTTGGCCCTGCTCCCGCCGTGGCTCATGCACAGAGGGCCGTCGAGACTGCTGCCGGTGCTGGGGGTACCGATTCCGGAGTAG
- a CDS encoding phosphatidate cytidylyltransferase, with amino-acid sequence MSDSSWGAPPPAGQAGYWGPTEGGPVQGAAPAGPAYDAPVAQHTRPMPIVPDEPAYGRDQDDDRGAARPSGPLFQDEFRPGSRPGSARTRTVPAANQNPEPMPDAHQPAPVPQKKSAGRDLSAAIGVGIGLGVVIIASLFIEKAVFVGVIAVAVVVGLWELTSRLRERKEIRAPLVPLAVGGAAMVVAGYVRGAEGAWVAMALTALAALVWRMTESPEGYLKDVTAGVFAAFYVPFLATFVAMMLTAKDGPWRVLTFLLLTVVSDTGAYAVGWRFGKHKLAPRISPGKTREGLLGAVLFAMVAGALCMQFLIHHGTWWQGLLLGLAVAASATLGDLGESMIKRDLGIKDMGTLLPGHGGIMDRLDSLLPTAPVVWLLLVIFVGSA; translated from the coding sequence ATGAGCGACTCTTCCTGGGGGGCGCCGCCACCGGCGGGGCAGGCCGGCTACTGGGGGCCCACCGAGGGTGGGCCTGTCCAGGGGGCTGCCCCGGCGGGTCCCGCGTACGATGCGCCTGTGGCCCAGCACACTCGCCCCATGCCCATCGTGCCCGACGAACCCGCGTACGGCCGAGACCAGGACGACGACCGGGGGGCCGCTCGGCCGAGTGGTCCCTTGTTCCAGGACGAGTTCCGCCCCGGGTCCCGCCCGGGGTCCGCGCGGACCCGGACCGTCCCGGCCGCGAACCAGAATCCGGAGCCCATGCCCGACGCCCACCAGCCGGCGCCAGTGCCGCAGAAGAAGAGCGCGGGCCGTGACCTGAGCGCGGCCATAGGGGTCGGGATCGGGCTCGGTGTGGTGATCATCGCCTCCCTCTTCATCGAGAAGGCCGTGTTCGTCGGCGTGATCGCGGTCGCCGTCGTCGTCGGCCTGTGGGAGCTGACCAGCCGGCTGCGGGAGCGCAAGGAGATCAGGGCGCCGCTGGTGCCGCTCGCGGTCGGCGGCGCGGCGATGGTGGTCGCCGGGTACGTCCGTGGCGCCGAGGGCGCCTGGGTCGCCATGGCCCTCACCGCCCTGGCCGCCCTGGTCTGGCGCATGACCGAGTCGCCGGAGGGCTATCTCAAGGACGTCACGGCGGGTGTCTTCGCGGCGTTCTACGTGCCGTTCCTGGCCACGTTCGTCGCGATGATGCTGACCGCGAAGGACGGCCCTTGGCGCGTCCTCACGTTTCTTTTGCTGACGGTCGTCAGCGACACCGGCGCGTACGCGGTCGGCTGGCGCTTCGGCAAGCACAAGCTCGCCCCGCGCATCAGTCCGGGCAAGACCCGCGAGGGCCTGCTGGGCGCGGTGCTGTTCGCGATGGTCGCGGGCGCGCTGTGCATGCAGTTCCTGATCCACCACGGCACCTGGTGGCAGGGCCTGTTGCTGGGCCTCGCGGTCGCGGCCAGCGCCACACTGGGCGACCTCGGCGAGTCCATGATCAAGCGCGACCTGGGCATCAAGGACATGGGCACCCTGCTCCCGGGCCATGGCGGCATCATGGACCGACTGGACTCACTCCTGCCGACGGCTCCGGTGGTGTGGCTTCTCCTGGTGATTTTCGTCGGCTCGGCCTGA